Proteins from a genomic interval of Acinonyx jubatus isolate Ajub_Pintada_27869175 chromosome B4, VMU_Ajub_asm_v1.0, whole genome shotgun sequence:
- the NCKAP5L gene encoding nck-associated protein 5-like isoform X1 yields the protein MGRVCLCVRLSRYQKSLSQTLSCYSIHGTSVTLNSKNTDKFCLCPPPPLTSSLCPGGAARASFTCSQGPMSEAMEQPATSPGKPRPGEGGDGGTETGTCQELLHRLRELEAENSALAQANENQRETYERCLDEVANHVVQALLNQKDLREECIKLKKRVFDLERQNQMLSALFQQKLQLTTGSLPQIPLTPLQPPSEPPASPSLSSVEGPTTSLPLGHCTGQREVCWEQQLRPGGPGPPAALPPALDALSPFLRKKAQILEVLRALEETDPLLLCSPATPWRPPSEGPGSPEPINGELCGPPQPEPSSWAPYLLLGPGSLGGLLHWERLLGGPGEEEGAGRPWGPSRVSSQAQGTGSGPPCAPGSSSSSSSDEAGDPNEAPSPDTLLGALARKQLNLGQLLEDTESYLQAFLAGAAGPLSGDQPGPGQPSSPDQGPPQLSKSKGLPKSAWGGGTPEAHRPGFGATSEGQGPLPFLSMFMGAGDAPLGSRPGHPYSSSQVKSKLQIGPPSPGEAQGPLLPSPARGLKFLKLPPASEKVPSPGGPQLSPQLPRNSRIPCRNSGSDGSPSPLLARRGLGGGELSPEGAQALPTSPSPCSAALDSAQLRPPQPALSTTLSPGPVVSPCYENILDLSRSTFRGPSPEPPPSPLQVPTYPQLTLEVPRAPEVLRSPGAPPSPCLPESCSYGSAQEKSLDKAGSESPHPGRRTPGSSSKKPSQGAGRRPGDPGYTPLRDRLAALGKLKTGPEGPEKNGVPARPGTEKSRGAGRSGESAGDMAPPAPRPPEGPDAKGALRGALALGTNSLKQQEPGLLGDPGARVYSSHSMGARVDLEPVSPRSCLTKVELAKSRLAGALCPQVPRAPAKVPASAPSLGKPNKSPHGSPTKLPSKSPTKVVPRPLAPPTTKEPPKPDKSKGPPWAECGSTTAQPTSPAPSPADPSQGPEGRAPHSAIEEKVMKGIEENVLRLQGQERAPGAEAKHRNTSSIASWFGLKKSKLPALNRRTETAKSKEGASGGSPLRKEVKMEARKLEAESLNISKLMAKAEDLRRALEEEKAYLSSRARPRAGGPAPGPSTGLGQVQGQLAGMYQGADTFMQQLLNRVDGKELPPKNWREPKPEYGDFQPVSSDPKNPWPACGPRNGLVGPLQGCGKPPGKPSSEPGRREEMPSEDSLAEPVPTSHFTACGSLTRTLDSGIGTFPPPDHGSNGTPSKNLPKTKPPRLDPPPGVPPARPPPLTKVPRRAHTLEREVPGIEELLVSGRHPSMPAFPALLTAAPGHRGHQACPDDPCEDPGPPPPVQLAKNWTFPNARAAGSSTDPFLCPSRQLEGLPRTPMALPMDRKQNLEPSRPAPAPQGPTFGGSRTPSTSDMGEEGRVASGGPPGLETSESLSDSLYDSLSSCGSQG from the exons ATGGGAAGAGTGTGTCTGTGCGTCCGTCTGTCCCGTTACCAGAAGAGCCTGAGTCAGACCCTGAGTTGTTACAGTATCCATGGCACATCGGTCACACTAAACTCCAAGAATACTGACAAGTTTTGTCtttgtcctcctcctccactcacctccTCCCTGTGCCCTGGAGGAGCCGCCAGGGCTTCCTTCACTTGTTCCCAGGGCCCGATGTCGGAGGCCATGGAGCAGCCAGCCACGAGTCCTGGAAAGCCAAGGCCGGGAGAGGGTGGTGACGGCGGCACAGAGACGGGCACCTGCCAGGAGCTCCTGCACCGGCTGCgggagctggag GCAGAGAACTCGGCACTTGCCCAGGCCAATGAAAACCAGCGGGAGACCTATGAGCGCTGTCTAGATGAG GTTGCCAACCACGTGGTACAGGCGCTGCTAAACCAAAAG GACCTGCGGGAGGAGTGCATCAAGCTGAAGAAGAGGGTGTTTGACCTGGAACGGCAGAACCAGATGCTCAGCGCCCTGTTCCAGCAGAAGCTCCAGCTGACGACAGGCTCCCTCCCCCAG aTCCCACTTACCCCACTCCAGCCTCCATCAGAGCCACCAGCCTCTCCCTCCTTGAGCTCTGTCGAGGGACCCACCACCTCGCTGCCTCTGGGGCACTGTACTGGACAGAGAGAG GTGTGTTGGGAGCAGCAGCTGCGGCCAGGAGGCCCAGGACCCCCAGCCGCCCTGCCCCCAGCGCTGGATGCCCTGTCCCCTTTCCTTCGAAAGAAAGCCCAGATCCTGGAGGTGCTGAGAGCCCTGGAAGAGACGGACCCCTTGCTTCTTTGCTCACCTGCCACTCCCTGGCGGCCTCCAAGCGAGGGTCCTGGCTCCCCAGAGCCCATCAACGGCGAGCTGTGTGGCCCACCCCAGCCTGAACCCTCATCCTGGGCCCCCTACTTGCTACTAGGCCCTGGTAGCCTGGGAGGCCTGCTACACTGGGAGCGCCTCTTGGGGGgcccaggggaggaagagggtgcTGGGCGGCCCTGGGGTCCTAGTAGAGTCTCCTCCCAGGCCCAAGGCACTGGCTCTGGGCCTCCCTGTGCCCCAGGCAGcagttcctcttcctcctctgatgAGGCAGGTGACCCCAACGAGGCACCCAGCCCTGACACCCTGCTTGGAGCCCTAGCCCGCAAACAGCTGAACTTGGGCCAGCTCCTTGAGGACACAGAGTCTTACCTACAGGCCTTCTTGGCCGGGGCTGCAGGCCCACTCAGTGGGGACCAACCAGGTCCTGGGCAGCCATCTTCCCCAGACCAGGGGCCCCCACAGCtgtccaagtccaaaggcctcCCCAAGTCAGCTTGGGGTGGGGGTACCCCAGAGGCCCACAGGCCAGGCTTTGGTGCTACCTCAGAGGGCCAggggcccctccccttcctcagcaTGTTCATGGGTGCAGGTGATGCGCCCCTGGGCTCTCGGCCTGGCCACCCCTACTCCTCATCTCAGGTGAAAAGCAAGCTCCAAATTGGCCCCCCTTCTCCTGGGGAAGCCCAGGGACCCCTTCTGCCCTCTCCAGCCAGAGGTCTCAAGTTTCTAAAGTTGCCTCCAGCCTCGGAGAAGGTGCCCAGCCCAGGAGGcccccagctcagcccccagCTTCCCCGGAACTCCCGAATTCCCTGTCGAAACAGCGGCTCAGACGGCAGCCCCTCCCCATTGCTGGCCCGCAGGGGTCTGGGTGGAGGAGAGCTGTCCCCGGAGGGGGCACAGGCCCTGCCTACCAGTCCTTCACCCTGCTCCGCGGCCCTGGACTCTGCACAGTTGAGACCTCCCCAGCCAGCCTTGTCCACCACGCTGTCCCCGGGACCTGTGGTATCTCCCTGCTATGAGAACATCCTAGACCTTTCCCGGAGCACCTTTAGGGGACCTTCCCCAGAGCCACCTCCTTCCCCACTGCAGGTACCCACCTACCCACAATTAACTCTAGAGGTGCCACGGGCCCCTGAGGTCCTCAGAAGTCCTGGAGCTCCTCCCAGCCCTTGCCTCCCAGAATCCTGCTCCTATGGGAGTGCCCAGGAGAAGAGTTTGGACAAAGCAGGCTCAGAGTCTCCCCATCCTGGCCGCAGGACCCCAGGCAGCTCATCCAAGAAGCCCAGCCAGGGGGCAGGGCGGCGACCTGGGGATCCTGGCTACACACCTCTGCGGGACAGACTGGCAGCCCTAGGGAAACTGAAGACTGGCCCTGAGGGGCCAGAGAAAAACGGGGTGCCAGCCAGGCCTGGCACTGAGAAGTCCCGGGGAGCAGGGAGGTCAGGGGAGAGTGCTGGAGACatggcaccccccgcccccaggcctccCGAGGGGCCAGACGCCAAGGGGGCCTTGCGGGGGGCACTGGCCTTAGGCACAAACAGCCTGAAGCAGCAAGAACCTGGGCTCCTGGGGGACCCCGGGGCCCGAGTCTACTCCTCCCACTCCATGGGGGCCCGGGTGGACCTGGAGCCTGTCTCACCAAGGAGCTGCCTCACCAAAGTGGAGTTGGCCAAGAGCCGGCTGGCAGGGGCCCTGTGCCCCCAGGTACCCCGTGCCCCTGCCAAAGTGCCAGCCTCAGCCCCCAGCCTTGGCAAGCCCAATAAGAGCCCCCATGGCAGCCCTACAAAGCTGCCTTCCAAGTCACCCACCAAGGTGGTACCCCGACCTCTGGCCCCACCAACTACCAAGGAGCCCCCCAAGCCTGACAAGAGCAAGGGCCCACCTTGGGCAGAGTGTGGCAGCACTACCGCCCAGCCTACGTCCCCCGCGCCCAGCCCTGCTGACCCAAGCCAAGGCCCTGAGGGGCGGGCCCCACACTCCGCCATCGAGGAGAAGGTAATGAAGGGCATCGAGGAGAATGTGCTGCGGCTCCAGGGCCAGGAGCGGGCGCCAGGCGCTGAGGCCAAGCACCGCAACACCAGCAGCATCGCCAGCTGGTTTGGCCTTAAGAAGAGCAAGCTGCCAGCGCTGAACCGCCGCACAGAGACCGCCAAGAGCAAGGAGGGGGCCAGTGGGGGCTCCCCACTCCGGAAGGAAGTCAAGATGGAAGCCCGGAAGCTGGAGGCAGAGAGTCTCAATATCTCCAAGTTGATGGCTAAGGCGGAAGACCTACGCCGGGcactggaggaggagaaggcctACCTGAGCAGCAGGGCCCGGCCCCGGGCCGGAGGGCCAGCGCCAGGACCAAGTACGGGGCTGGGGCAGGTGCAGGGCCAGCTGGCTGGCATGTACCAGGGCGCAGACACCTTCATGCAGCAGCTGCTCAACAG GGTGGATGGCAAGGAGCTGCCCCCCAAGAACTGGCGGGAGCCCAAACCAGAGTATGGCGATTTCCAGCCAGTGTCCTCTGACCCCAAGAACCCCTGGCCAGCCTGTGGGCCCCGAAATGGCCTGGTGGGGCCTCTTCAGGGCTGCGGAAAACCTCCTGGAAAG CCAAGCAGCGAGCCGGGAAGGCGGGAAGAGATGCCCTCCGAGGACAGCCTGGCTGAGCCAGTGCCCACCTCACACTTCACAG cctgtggcTCCTTGACTCGAACCCTGGACAGTGGCATTGGGACCTTTCCACCCCCAGACCATGGCAGCAATGGGACCCCCAGCAAGAATCTTCCCAAGACAAAGCCACCACGGCTGGATCCCCCACCTGGAGTCCCCCCAGCTCGGCCCCCGCCCCTTACCAAAGTCCCCCGCCGCGCCCACACGCTGGAGCGTGAGGTGCCGGGCATAGAGGAACTGCTGGTGAGCGGGCGGCACCCTAGCATGCCAGCCTTCCCCGCTCTGCTCACTGCTGCTCCGGGCCACCGGGGCCATCAGGCCTGTCCTGACG ATCCGTGTGAGGACCCAGGCCCTCCCCCTCCTGTCCAGCTGGCTAAGAACTGGACCTTCCCCAATGCGAGGGCAGCCGGCAGCTCCACTGACCCTTTCCTGTGCCCATCCCGACAATTGGAGGGGCTGCCCAGGACCCCCATG gcCCTGCCCATGGACCGGAagcagaacctggagcccagCCGTCCAGCCCCTGCACCCCAGGGCCCGACGTTTGGAGGTAGCCGCACGCCCAGCACATCAGACATGGGCGAGGAAGGGAGAGTGGCCAGTGGGGGCCCCCCAGGTCTGGAGACCTCAGAGTCTCTCAGTGACTCCCTCTACGACTCGCTCTCCTCCTGTGGGAGTCAGGGCTGA